The following are from one region of the Thermocladium sp. ECH_B genome:
- a CDS encoding isoleucine--tRNA ligase gives MSVIDFGLEGSFSSKTIEGKVLEYWRLNKIKHKWLXAVGPRGRFTFLEGPPTVNGFPHVGHARGRTYKDAVLRYRHMLGYSVWAQGGWDEQGLPVELEAEKALGVSSKKEIEQVGLDKFSEKCNELVDHYLKYWIEIGTDRLGVWLDTDNAYETRKPQYIEHVWSLVKMAWEKGLXFEDYRVLPFCPRCETALSDAEVDQGYKERKDPAIFVKFKVLGVENTYLVIWTTTPWTLIDNEAVAVNPSFTYAYVDVGKEVLIVAEKLVEPLMHKFGINNYKVSRTVSGKELEGLQYEHIYRGDQHRVITADFVTLEDGSGLVHIAPAHGPEDFEAAKKHGIPVTNTVEINGIFSAGPFKGKYFLDVNSLVIKDLKSRGLLLHRDEVTHQYPHCWRCNTPLIYRADKQWFLGISSLRETMTQELKKVAVYPESLRNRFDDWIANIRDWTISRSRIWGTPLPIWRCRNDPSKMMAIGSLEELRRVAKELPDVPPEKLVHRPWIDMVKVETECGEWVREPFVMDVWLDSGVAWIAGPDGLRNKEWSLIYPFDWVTEAVDQTRGWFYSLLATSVLWMGKAPYKSMLIQGHILDKYGHKMSKSKGNVTWVQDMLDKYGADALRLYLLSKSAPGDALAFNPDEVKLSLNVLGVLWNSVKFAKTYMELDGFTPAKLVKEMDEARPEDLWLLSVTNKMIKSVRDHMEKMELHHAAREWMDFIVEDISHRYIRLMRRRAWMEGETREKLIAYTVLYEALRAAIVVGAMFAPFTTEYLYQAFLKGMENGPESVHMLMLPESNEKLINGDLEATFDLIFEIASQSANIRNKMGVKLRWPLRELVISGKGSAALKQHEEVLAFLANVKTVRFTDEECGEGYESLEASGLRICLSKNMDESLLYEALARELIRRIQVMRSKLNLQMEERAKARVSTKDEEMLTAVNRMKSYIEGETRTEILIEQPSGSGLMQEWDIDGKKVVIELSR, from the coding sequence CCCCCGACAGTGAATGGTTTCCCCCATGTTGGGCACGCAAGGGGCCGGACATATAAGGATGCGGTGCTTCGCTATAGGCACATGCTGGGGTACTCGGTTTGGGCCCAGGGGGGATGGGATGAACAGGGCTTACCGGTGGAGCTTGAGGCGGAGAAGGCCCTTGGCGTATCCAGCAAGAAGGAGATAGAGCAGGTTGGGTTGGATAAGTTCTCAGAGAAATGCAATGAATTAGTGGATCACTATTTGAAGTACTGGATTGAGATAGGCACGGATAGGCTGGGCGTGTGGCTTGATACCGATAATGCTTATGAAACGCGTAAGCCTCAGTACATCGAGCACGTATGGTCATTAGTGAAGATGGCGTGGGAGAAGGGGCTCCNCTTCGAGGATTATAGGGTATTGCCGTTCTGCCCGAGATGCGAGACCGCCCTAAGCGATGCTGAGGTGGATCAGGGCTATAAGGAGCGGAAGGATCCAGCCATATTCGTCAAGTTCAAGGTACTAGGTGTGGAGAACACGTATCTAGTTATTTGGACCACTACGCCCTGGACATTGATAGATAATGAGGCTGTGGCGGTTAATCCATCATTCACGTACGCCTATGTCGATGTTGGTAAAGAAGTGCTGATTGTGGCTGAGAAATTGGTGGAACCACTAATGCATAAATTCGGCATCAATAATTATAAGGTGTCACGGACGGTTAGCGGAAAAGAACTTGAGGGNCTTCAGTACGAGCACATATATAGGGGGGATCAGCATAGAGTGATAACGGCTGACTTCGTGACCCTAGAAGATGGTTCTGGCTTGGTTCACATAGCGCCNGCCCATGGCCCCGAAGACTTTGAGGCAGCTAAGAAGCATGGCATCCCAGTGACGAATACTGTTGAAATAAATGGAATATTCAGCGCCGGTCCATTCAAGGGCAAGTACTTCCTAGACGTTAATTCCCTCGTCATTAAGGACTTGAAATCAAGGGGTCTGCTTCTCCATAGGGATGAAGTGACCCATCAATATCCGCATTGCTGGCGATGCAATACGCCGCTCATATATAGGGCAGATAAGCAGTGGTTCCTCGGAATATCGAGTCTGCGGGAAACCATGACTCAGGAACTCAAGAAGGTAGCGGTGTACCCCGAGTCTCTTAGGAATAGATTTGATGATTGGATAGCTAATATAAGGGACTGGACAATATCTAGGTCAAGAATATGGGGGACGCCGCTCCCAATATGGAGATGCAGAAATGACCCAAGCAAGATGATGGCCATAGGATCACTCGAGGAGTTGAGGAGGGTGGCCAAGGAGTTGCCTGATGTGCCGCCCGAGAAGTTGGTTCACAGGCCATGGATAGACATGGTTAAGGTGGAGACCGAGTGCGGGGAGTGGGTGAGGGAGCCATTCGTGATGGATGTTTGGCTGGACAGCGGCGTCGCTTGGATAGCTGGCCCAGATGGATTGCGGAACAAGGAGTGGAGCTTGATTTATCCCTTTGATTGGGTGACGGAGGCCGTGGATCAGACGAGGGGTTGGTTCTACTCTCTCCTCGCCACGTCGGTTCTTTGGATGGGTAAGGCCCCATATAAATCAATGTTAATTCAGGGGCATATACTGGACAAGTATGGCCACAAGATGAGTAAAAGCAAGGGCAACGTGACGTGGGTGCAGGACATGCTGGACAAGTATGGAGCAGACGCATTGAGGCTTTACCTCCTCTCAAAATCGGCGCCGGGCGATGCATTGGCATTTAATCCAGATGAAGTCAAGCTATCTCTCAATGTCCTTGGAGTGCTGTGGAACTCTGTTAAGTTCGCCAAGACTTATATGGAGCTCGATGGCTTTACTCCGGCGAAGCTGGTTAAGGAAATGGATGAAGCTAGGCCCGAGGATCTCTGGCTCCTCTCCGTGACTAATAAGATGATTAAGTCAGTGAGGGATCACATGGAGAAAATGGAGCTTCACCACGCTGCGCGGGAGTGGATGGATTTCATAGTGGAGGACATAAGCCATAGATACATTAGATTAATGAGGAGGAGGGCGTGGATGGAGGGCGAGACAAGGGAGAAATTAATTGCCTATACAGTGCTTTACGAGGCCCTCAGAGCCGCGATAGTGGTTGGCGCCATGTTTGCCCCATTCACCACGGAGTACCTGTACCAAGCCTTCCTTAAGGGCATGGAGAATGGGCCCGAGAGCGTGCACATGCTGATGCTGCCTGAATCAAACGAGAAATTGATTAATGGGGACCTGGAGGCAACGTTTGACCTAATATTCGAGATAGCTTCCCAATCAGCTAATATTAGGAATAAGATGGGGGTTAAGCTGAGGTGGCCCCTCAGGGAGCTAGTGATAAGCGGCAAGGGATCCGCCGCGCTTAAGCAACATGAGGAGGTTCTCGCATTCCTAGCAAATGTCAAGACCGTTAGATTCACCGATGAGGAGTGCGGGGAGGGGTATGAATCGCTTGAGGCAAGTGGATTAAGGATATGCCTAAGCAAGAACATGGATGAGTCGCTCCTCTACGAGGCGCTTGCGCGTGAATTAATAAGGAGGATACAGGTAATGAGGAGTAAGCTTAATCTGCAGATGGAGGAGAGAGCGAAAGCCAGAGTGAGCACTAAGGATGAGGAGATGCTTACCGCTGTTAATAGGATGAAGAGCTACATAGAGGGGGAGACGCGGACCGAGATATTAATTGAGCAGCCGAGCGGAAGCGGCTTAATGCAGGAGTGGGACATAGATGGGAAGAAGGTAGTAATAGAGCTTAGCAGGTGA